The proteins below come from a single Pelecanus crispus isolate bPelCri1 chromosome 19, bPelCri1.pri, whole genome shotgun sequence genomic window:
- the POU2AF3 gene encoding POU class 2 homeobox associating factor 3 — MDSDKKAYSSVLTGAEQPARSALWLQSVFPQILSGKPKVYQGVRVKITVKELLQQRRARQAATSAAVSWGSSSIQFSESVSPPHPAPFDAESISSVPNYCPSWQLSNYLSCEESPSSLEQLVDSCLQTDAPLDPAFSAFQTSSHYTSDAFQPVPLCFNQGLAAGSPSSADLSSSLNYSCSPPQLSPFTPLTHCPPSALDTKTYGCPAEEWSYHTPSPYTTSACCCTACGSQHVDSRVPQYFPCPGTDCMDYLPPMAMADDFFRRDRNCDICYS, encoded by the exons ATGGACAGCGACAAGAAG GCGTATAGCTCGGTCCTGACTGGAGCTGAGCAGCCTGCGCGCTCTGCTCTCTGGTTACAGAG TGTTTTTCCACAAATCCTTTCAGGAAAGCCCAAGGTGTATCAAGGTGTTAGAGTAAAGATTACAGTCAAGGAGTTactgcagcagagaagagcaCGACAAGCAGCAACCAGTGCAGCG GTTTCTTGGGGCAGCAGCAGTATCCAGTTTTCAGAGTCTGTGTCTCCTCCTCACCCAG CACCTTTTGATGCAGAATCCATCTCTTCTGTTCCCAACTATTGTCCATCATGGCAGTTATCAAATTACCTCTCCTGCGAAGAAAGCCCTAGCTCTTTGGAGCAACTGGTAGATTCCTGTCTTCAGACAGATGCACCCTTAGACCCAGCCTTCAGTGCTTTCCAGACGTCCTCGCACTACACCTCAGATGCCTTCCAGCCAGTCCCACTCTGCTTTAACCAGGGCCTG GCTGCCGGATCCCCCAGTTCAGCTGATCTGTCCAGCTCATTAAACtacagctgctctcctcctcagCTATCTCCTTTCACCCCGCTGACCCACTGCCCACCCTCTGCTCTGGACACCAAGACCTATGGCTGCCCTGCGGAGGAGTGGTCCTACCATACCCCCTCCCCGTAcaccacctctgcctgctgctgcaccGCCTGCGGCTCCCAGCATGTGGACAGCAGGGTCCCACAGTACTTCCCCTGCCCCGGCACGGACTGCATGGACTACCTACCGCCCATGGCCATGGCCGATGActtcttcagaagggataggaaCTGTGACATCTGCTATAGCTAA